The Ciceribacter thiooxidans genome window below encodes:
- a CDS encoding type II secretion system F family protein, translating into MLPQSLLPVLVFILAATSIGGVLLTVFFPRAAKLSPYRRRFTALATPDVSPSDGRAADDDHDRRRSVEKTLREMEAKQKNKLKKAGKVALPVRLAQADLRWSVKTYYLVVVACALATDVVAVSLGAGHPAAAGFAVTGGLMLPHLYVNAKRNRRLNRFTAEFPNAVDVVVRGLKAGLPVADCLRVIASEAQEPVRSEFLLIVQDQTLGIPLDEAVQRMRERVPLPEASFFAIVIAIQSRTGGSLSEALGNLSKVLRDRKKMKAKIKAMSAEAKSSAGIIGFLPIFVAGAVYFTSPDYMSLLFSTAVGKVVLAGCGLWMAMGILVMRKMINFDF; encoded by the coding sequence ATGCTTCCCCAATCTCTCCTGCCGGTCCTCGTCTTTATCCTTGCCGCGACGAGCATAGGCGGTGTGTTGCTGACTGTCTTTTTTCCACGCGCAGCAAAGCTGAGCCCATACCGCCGGCGGTTCACCGCGTTGGCTACGCCGGACGTCAGTCCCAGCGACGGGCGCGCTGCCGATGATGACCACGATCGCCGGCGATCTGTCGAAAAGACGCTGCGAGAAATGGAAGCCAAGCAGAAGAACAAGCTGAAGAAGGCCGGCAAGGTCGCTCTTCCGGTCAGGCTGGCGCAGGCCGACCTCCGGTGGTCCGTCAAGACCTACTATCTTGTTGTGGTCGCCTGCGCACTCGCAACCGACGTCGTGGCGGTATCACTGGGGGCGGGTCATCCGGCTGCGGCGGGGTTTGCCGTCACGGGGGGGCTCATGCTGCCGCACCTCTACGTCAACGCGAAGCGGAACCGGCGCCTTAACCGTTTTACTGCTGAGTTCCCGAACGCCGTGGACGTCGTCGTGCGGGGTCTGAAGGCCGGACTGCCGGTGGCAGATTGTCTTCGGGTGATCGCGTCGGAAGCGCAGGAGCCTGTCAGAAGCGAGTTCCTGCTGATTGTTCAGGACCAAACCCTCGGCATTCCGCTGGACGAGGCGGTACAGAGGATGCGCGAGCGTGTCCCGCTGCCGGAGGCGAGCTTTTTCGCGATCGTCATCGCCATCCAGTCACGCACCGGCGGCAGTCTCTCCGAAGCGCTAGGAAACCTCTCGAAAGTGCTACGAGATCGCAAGAAAATGAAGGCCAAGATCAAGGCGATGAGCGCCGAGGCCAAGTCGTCGGCCGGCATCATCGGCTTCCTGCCGATCTTCGTCGCCGGAGCAGTCTACTTCACCAGCCCGGACTACATGTCACTGCTGTTTTCGACGGCAGTGGGAAAGGTCGTGCTGGCGGGCTGTGGCCTCTGGATGGCGATGGGAATCCTCGTCATGCGCAAGATGATCAACTTTGACTTCTAA
- a CDS encoding CpaF family protein, with the protein MFGRKSLSDAEHASVAVQDDASKDEQKREAPASPPRQAVEPPPPKTEKSDQYYVLKKDVFSALIATIDVAALSGMDVEQARKEIGAIVNDIVAAKKAGISMAEQNTLLRDICDDILGYGPLEPLLARDDIADIMVNGANQVFIEVAGKVEETGVRFRDNEQLVSICQRIVSKVGRRVDESSPICDARLADGSRVNVIVPPLAIDGPSLTIRKFKKEKLNLDQLVRFGSISPEGAEILKIIGRVRCNVLISGGTGSGKTTLLNCLTGYIDNGERIITCEDAAELQLQQPHVVRLETRPPNIEGQGEITMRSLVKNCLRMRPERIIVGEVRGPEAFDLLQAMNTGHDGSMGTLHANSPREAISRVEAMITMGGHSLPAKAIREMLVSSVDVIVQAARLRDGSRRITHITEVLGMEGDVVTTQDLFVYEILGEDAKGNIIGRHRSTGIGRPAFWDRARYYGEEKRLASALDAAEIAAAA; encoded by the coding sequence ATGTTCGGCAGGAAGTCGTTGAGTGATGCGGAACACGCCAGCGTGGCCGTGCAGGATGATGCATCGAAGGACGAGCAGAAGAGGGAAGCACCTGCCTCTCCTCCCCGTCAGGCCGTCGAGCCGCCGCCCCCCAAGACCGAGAAGTCCGACCAGTACTATGTCCTGAAAAAGGACGTCTTCAGCGCGCTGATCGCCACCATTGATGTCGCAGCACTGTCCGGGATGGATGTCGAGCAGGCCCGCAAAGAGATCGGCGCCATCGTCAACGACATCGTGGCGGCAAAGAAGGCGGGAATTTCCATGGCGGAGCAGAACACGCTGCTGCGCGATATCTGCGACGACATCCTGGGCTATGGTCCTCTCGAGCCTTTGCTTGCCCGGGACGACATTGCGGACATTATGGTCAATGGCGCCAATCAGGTCTTTATCGAGGTTGCAGGCAAGGTCGAGGAAACGGGCGTCCGCTTCCGCGACAACGAGCAGCTCGTCAGCATCTGCCAGCGGATCGTCAGCAAGGTCGGCCGCCGCGTCGATGAATCCAGCCCGATTTGCGATGCCCGTCTTGCAGACGGGTCGCGTGTGAACGTGATTGTCCCTCCGCTTGCAATTGACGGGCCGAGCCTGACGATTCGAAAGTTCAAGAAGGAAAAGCTGAACCTGGATCAACTGGTCCGTTTTGGCTCGATTTCGCCTGAGGGTGCCGAGATCCTCAAGATCATTGGCCGGGTTCGCTGCAACGTCCTGATTTCCGGCGGTACCGGGTCGGGCAAGACCACACTGCTCAACTGCCTGACGGGCTACATCGACAATGGCGAGCGCATCATCACCTGCGAGGACGCCGCCGAGCTCCAGTTGCAGCAGCCACACGTCGTCAGACTCGAAACCCGTCCGCCGAACATCGAAGGTCAAGGTGAGATCACCATGCGCAGCCTTGTGAAGAACTGCCTTCGCATGCGGCCGGAGCGCATTATTGTCGGCGAAGTCCGCGGTCCCGAGGCATTCGACCTTCTCCAGGCGATGAACACCGGGCACGACGGATCCATGGGAACGCTGCACGCAAACTCGCCTCGGGAGGCAATCTCCCGTGTCGAGGCGATGATCACCATGGGCGGACACAGTCTTCCCGCCAAAGCCATCCGGGAAATGTTGGTTTCGTCCGTGGACGTCATCGTGCAGGCGGCCCGTCTTCGGGATGGCTCCCGTCGCATCACGCACATCACCGAAGTGCTCGGCATGGAGGGTGACGTCGTCACGACGCAGGATCTGTTCGTTTACGAGATCCTGGGCGAAGATGCCAAGGGCAACATCATCGGTCGGCACCGTTCGACGGGGATCGGGCGACCGGCCTTCTGGGACCGCGCTCGCTACTACGGAGAGGAAAAGCGGCTCGCTTCCGCTCTCGACGCCGCGGAAATCGCGGCGGCGGCTTAG
- a CDS encoding Flp family type IVb pilin produces the protein MKNLLARFVRNESGATAIEYGLIAGLIAVAIITTVGLVGTDVNGAFQAIANALNFPTA, from the coding sequence ATGAAGAACCTTCTCGCACGCTTCGTTCGCAACGAGTCCGGCGCCACTGCCATCGAATACGGCCTGATTGCCGGCCTGATCGCTGTCGCGATCATCACGACGGTTGGCCTGGTCGGCACCGACGTGAACGGCGCCTTCCAGGCAATCGCGAACGCCCTGAACTTCCCGACCGCGTAA
- a CDS encoding TadE/TadG family type IV pilus assembly protein encodes MTSVRSRLGRVRQCQSGATAVEFALVGLPLFLLILGVVEFGRAFFLQNDLSYAADVAARQVLIGQVGPNLSETDATAKLDNAVRANFRSGDPALLQVMTARETVNGSDFRVLTLRYPFTFLLPDLVDTPITIGLSRRIPIG; translated from the coding sequence ATGACGAGCGTTCGTTCGCGTCTCGGGCGTGTTCGTCAATGCCAGTCTGGCGCGACGGCCGTCGAGTTCGCCCTGGTCGGCCTGCCACTGTTTCTCCTGATACTGGGCGTTGTGGAGTTCGGGCGAGCATTCTTTCTGCAAAACGACTTGTCCTATGCGGCAGACGTCGCGGCACGCCAAGTCCTGATCGGACAGGTCGGCCCGAATCTATCGGAAACGGATGCCACGGCGAAGCTCGACAATGCCGTGCGGGCGAATTTCCGAAGCGGCGATCCTGCCCTGCTCCAGGTCATGACGGCGAGGGAAACGGTGAACGGATCGGATTTCAGAGTGTTGACCTTGCGGTATCCGTTCACGTTCCTCCTGCCGGACCTGGTCGACACGCCGATCACGATTGGGCTCTCGCGCCGTATCCCGATCGGTTGA
- a CDS encoding AAA family ATPase: MNQLDKEAKPIQAVAASPALSIPKVDIAVFCTSDVIAAAAQTAAIDRRMARVTLTVKPGGIREATALYGGVTSPNLIVIENDDSQASLMAALEALAVECVTGTKVIIVGRSNDIDLYKTLLDAGVSDYLLSPLDPMALIAAVQRCFRHTDSEKLGRIIAFVGTKGGTGSSTIAHNVAMAMSNRTGADVLLADLDLQSGTLGLNFDVDAPQGMAEVLASTERLDDVLLRRLAVQYSDHLHLLTAAGDYSKAVKLKESDVDRLLDVARSSSWNVVLDLPYLWTEWTRKILMEADEIVITATSDLASMRNAKHMVSFLKQARPNDPPPRLVLNRIGTPKLREIKSKDFADAVGLDEHVAVPLDVPLFGKAANDGRLIIETAPQSAAGKAMVSLAWRVGGTRERRTKPKSVFRGLLSGFLKGKKPTGDRLSPAQHFNKLKASESGVSAVEFALIAPVFAIGLVATADIGLALHQRMAMDHVLRAGAQAAMSDAGEAKVLAVMESTLAGSGEASNVVLDPVHRYCACPESAGVAPETAPACGTPCSGMASQYVYYRMRAHKDYQPMSLPEALPAFRLSSSMQVQVQ, translated from the coding sequence ATGAACCAGCTCGACAAAGAAGCAAAGCCCATCCAGGCTGTAGCTGCTTCTCCGGCACTATCCATCCCGAAAGTGGATATTGCCGTTTTCTGCACATCCGACGTCATTGCCGCTGCAGCCCAGACAGCTGCGATCGACCGCCGCATGGCACGCGTCACACTGACGGTAAAACCCGGAGGGATCAGAGAAGCCACTGCGCTCTACGGCGGCGTCACGTCCCCGAATCTGATCGTGATCGAGAACGACGACAGCCAAGCGAGCCTGATGGCGGCGCTGGAGGCCCTAGCCGTGGAATGCGTGACCGGCACGAAGGTCATCATCGTCGGCCGTTCGAACGACATCGACCTCTACAAGACATTGCTCGACGCCGGCGTGAGCGACTACCTGCTTTCGCCTCTTGATCCAATGGCGTTGATTGCAGCAGTCCAGCGTTGCTTTCGCCATACCGACAGCGAGAAGCTCGGGCGCATCATTGCCTTCGTCGGCACCAAAGGAGGTACGGGATCATCCACCATCGCCCATAACGTCGCGATGGCGATGTCGAACAGGACAGGCGCCGACGTTCTGCTGGCCGACCTCGACCTGCAATCCGGAACACTCGGCCTGAACTTCGATGTCGATGCGCCACAGGGAATGGCGGAGGTGCTTGCGAGCACGGAGCGGCTCGATGACGTACTGTTGCGACGCCTCGCCGTGCAGTACTCGGATCATCTGCATTTGCTCACCGCTGCAGGCGACTACAGCAAAGCTGTCAAGCTCAAGGAAAGCGACGTCGATCGCCTTCTCGACGTCGCACGGTCGAGCTCCTGGAACGTCGTTCTCGACCTGCCTTATCTGTGGACCGAATGGACGCGGAAAATCCTTATGGAGGCAGACGAGATCGTCATCACGGCGACGTCAGATCTCGCAAGCATGCGCAATGCCAAACACATGGTCAGCTTCCTGAAGCAGGCCCGGCCGAACGATCCGCCACCGAGACTGGTTCTCAACAGGATTGGGACTCCGAAGCTCCGAGAAATCAAATCGAAGGACTTTGCTGACGCCGTCGGCCTGGACGAGCATGTGGCGGTGCCACTCGACGTGCCACTGTTTGGAAAGGCAGCCAATGACGGTCGCCTGATCATCGAGACAGCCCCGCAATCGGCGGCCGGGAAGGCCATGGTATCCCTTGCCTGGCGGGTCGGCGGAACCAGGGAGCGGCGAACGAAGCCGAAATCGGTGTTTCGAGGACTGCTTTCCGGATTTTTGAAGGGCAAGAAACCGACGGGAGACCGGCTTTCGCCGGCACAGCACTTCAACAAGCTGAAGGCCTCGGAAAGTGGTGTTTCGGCTGTTGAATTCGCATTGATCGCACCGGTTTTCGCGATCGGCCTGGTCGCCACGGCCGATATTGGGCTTGCCCTGCATCAACGCATGGCAATGGATCACGTTCTCCGTGCAGGGGCGCAGGCTGCGATGTCCGATGCAGGTGAGGCAAAGGTGCTGGCGGTGATGGAATCGACGCTCGCAGGGAGTGGCGAAGCCAGCAACGTGGTCCTGGACCCGGTCCATCGTTACTGCGCGTGCCCGGAAAGCGCAGGCGTGGCGCCAGAGACAGCTCCCGCCTGCGGGACGCCCTGCTCCGGCATGGCGTCCCAATACGTCTACTATCGGATGCGGGCGCACAAGGACTATCAACCAATGTCGCTCCCTGAAGCCCTGCCCGCGTTCCGGCTGAGCTCTTCGATGCAGGTGCAGGTGCAATGA
- the cpaB gene encoding Flp pilus assembly protein CpaB, translating to MIRILILVLALSSGGVAAWLAAASSEEPADTIVTATTPTSSKEVLVAASDMARGAVVEKGALRWQRWEGDVPSAFISRADVPDAPASYEGWHTLGDLVTGEPIRRDRLSERGAGFLSSSLPGGMRAIAVRVTAESTAGGFILPDDRVDVIHTVVSSGASGAAGKVTSRTLLTNVRVLAIDQVASDGAGGAAVVGKTATLEVKPEQIAIITAAEASGTVSLALRSTTDNTDVSASVREQTKQGVVRVFAGGREMVVQVPLSGTSGS from the coding sequence ATGATACGGATCCTCATACTCGTGCTCGCCCTCTCATCCGGCGGTGTTGCCGCATGGCTCGCGGCTGCCTCGTCCGAGGAGCCCGCCGACACGATCGTCACTGCGACCACACCGACGTCATCAAAGGAAGTCCTGGTCGCGGCGTCCGACATGGCAAGAGGAGCGGTCGTCGAGAAGGGCGCGTTGCGTTGGCAACGGTGGGAGGGCGACGTGCCTTCCGCCTTCATAAGCCGCGCCGACGTCCCTGACGCGCCTGCGTCTTATGAAGGCTGGCACACGCTCGGAGACCTCGTCACGGGCGAACCGATCCGGCGTGACAGGCTCTCCGAGCGAGGGGCCGGCTTCCTTTCCAGCTCGCTCCCGGGAGGAATGCGGGCGATCGCGGTTCGCGTCACGGCAGAGAGCACCGCCGGCGGGTTCATTCTGCCGGACGATCGTGTCGACGTCATCCACACTGTCGTCAGTTCAGGTGCATCCGGAGCCGCCGGCAAGGTCACGAGCAGGACCTTGCTGACGAATGTCAGGGTGCTTGCGATCGACCAGGTTGCCTCGGACGGTGCAGGCGGTGCGGCGGTCGTCGGCAAAACTGCGACGCTCGAAGTGAAACCGGAGCAGATCGCGATCATCACTGCGGCGGAGGCGTCCGGTACCGTTTCCCTCGCCTTGCGCTCGACGACCGACAATACCGACGTGTCGGCGTCGGTGCGCGAGCAGACGAAACAAGGCGTGGTCCGGGTCTTCGCTGGTGGACGCGAGATGGTGGTCCAGGTGCCGCTCTCCGGCACCAGCGGGAGTTGA
- a CDS encoding A24 family peptidase, with amino-acid sequence MLSALFAWIALLLFAGTIIFAGIKDVLTMTISNRLVIVLFAAYLVLAPATGIGVDTAFLSALAATTALACTMGLFAMGWIGGGDAKLAPVVVLWLGHGLALEFALYASVFGAALTMLVLPLRRISVPTSLVSRAWFRRLHDDDMGVPYGVALALAALVLLPQSHWYATVL; translated from the coding sequence ATGCTCTCGGCACTCTTTGCGTGGATTGCGCTTCTACTCTTTGCAGGGACGATAATCTTTGCGGGCATCAAGGACGTGCTAACGATGACGATCTCCAACCGTCTCGTCATCGTCCTCTTCGCTGCCTACCTGGTTCTCGCTCCTGCCACTGGTATCGGCGTCGATACCGCGTTCCTGAGCGCTCTGGCGGCGACAACCGCCCTCGCCTGCACGATGGGCCTCTTCGCCATGGGATGGATCGGCGGCGGAGATGCCAAGCTTGCTCCCGTCGTAGTCCTCTGGCTCGGTCACGGTCTTGCGCTCGAGTTCGCTCTCTACGCGTCCGTGTTCGGAGCAGCATTGACCATGCTGGTCCTTCCGTTGCGGCGCATTTCCGTGCCCACGTCACTCGTATCGAGAGCATGGTTCCGACGCCTTCATGACGACGACATGGGCGTGCCCTACGGCGTCGCGCTCGCCTTGGCAGCACTCGTTCTGCTTCCACAAAGCCACTGGTACGCCACCGTCCTGTAG
- a CDS encoding pilus assembly protein TadG-related protein, whose protein sequence is MRHFVRDDAGAVAVIAAIVFPVVVGAMGLGAETGYWYFKQRELQHAADVAAHAAAIRYRAGDGLSSLGAAATTVAVASGFVSSSGTLNVSTEAGSGAEKVTVVISETHARLFSSVFSNAPVVFSARAVAQVTGGSKACVLALSNSASGAVTVTGSTEVQLSGCSVVSNSTASDAFLMKNGSAMMSTDCVYTVGGAMTTSGLTLSGCDAPVERVPPTADPFASVAEPDDMQIQQLPCRTLEYISNSTYTFDRFPSGEEALRFCGGLDIKGNVTLKSGLYILDGGDFTVTAGANLSGSGVTLLLVNGAAVKLTGNGNIDLSAPTSGPYAGLLFFASRRTTGLVHEITGNTESTFQGNIYMPTGQVAFTGNSSVSGGCTQIVADQVVFTGNSAMETCALSSDEILVGQTVALIE, encoded by the coding sequence ATGAGGCACTTTGTGCGAGATGATGCGGGCGCTGTGGCGGTCATCGCCGCCATTGTGTTTCCAGTCGTGGTTGGCGCGATGGGGCTGGGGGCCGAGACCGGCTATTGGTACTTCAAACAGCGCGAATTGCAGCACGCGGCCGATGTCGCTGCCCATGCCGCGGCCATCCGCTACCGCGCGGGCGACGGACTTTCATCCCTCGGTGCTGCGGCGACGACCGTCGCTGTCGCCTCGGGCTTTGTGTCTTCTTCCGGCACGCTCAATGTCAGCACCGAAGCGGGGTCTGGGGCCGAAAAGGTCACTGTCGTCATCAGCGAGACGCATGCGCGGCTGTTTTCCTCCGTCTTCTCCAATGCCCCGGTCGTTTTCAGCGCCCGTGCGGTGGCACAGGTCACGGGGGGCTCGAAGGCCTGCGTCCTGGCGCTGTCGAATTCTGCCTCGGGTGCTGTCACTGTGACGGGTTCGACGGAAGTTCAGTTGTCCGGGTGCAGCGTCGTTTCGAACTCGACGGCCTCCGACGCCTTTCTGATGAAGAATGGCAGCGCGATGATGTCCACGGACTGCGTTTACACCGTAGGCGGTGCGATGACCACAAGCGGCCTTACCCTGTCGGGATGCGATGCGCCTGTCGAGCGTGTACCACCGACTGCCGACCCCTTCGCCTCGGTCGCCGAACCCGACGACATGCAGATCCAGCAGCTTCCTTGCCGAACGCTCGAGTATATCTCGAATTCCACCTACACGTTTGACCGATTCCCGTCGGGGGAGGAGGCCCTACGGTTCTGTGGTGGGCTGGACATCAAGGGAAACGTGACGCTGAAATCCGGGCTTTACATTCTCGATGGAGGCGATTTCACCGTAACCGCCGGCGCCAACCTGTCCGGTAGCGGCGTGACCCTGCTGCTGGTCAACGGCGCGGCTGTGAAGCTGACCGGAAACGGAAACATCGACCTCTCGGCGCCGACGAGCGGGCCCTACGCAGGTCTCCTCTTCTTTGCTAGCCGCAGGACCACGGGTTTGGTCCATGAGATCACCGGGAATACGGAGTCGACCTTTCAGGGCAACATATACATGCCGACCGGGCAGGTTGCGTTCACCGGCAACTCCTCGGTTTCGGGGGGATGCACGCAGATCGTCGCCGATCAGGTGGTCTTCACCGGCAATTCCGCGATGGAAACTTGCGCCCTGTCGAGCGATGAAATCCTGGTCGGCCAGACGGTCGCGCTCATCGAATAG
- a CDS encoding MarR family winged helix-turn-helix transcriptional regulator, translating to MHMHLSVNLDAFASLCYDAVMEKTPSDAAIRAWARLTRAQQTAMGVIEQRLKAAKLPPLAWYDVLLEVERAGPAGLRPFELEKAMLLAQYSLSRLLSRIEEAGYIVRQNCEEDGRGQLITITDAGKTARREIWAVYSAAIEAAVGQHLSDEQANTLSDLLERIVAHRPKKRTPR from the coding sequence ATGCATATGCATCTATCTGTCAATCTGGATGCATTTGCATCTTTGTGTTATGACGCCGTTATGGAAAAAACACCGAGTGATGCCGCTATTCGCGCCTGGGCGCGTTTGACGAGAGCGCAACAGACCGCCATGGGCGTAATCGAGCAACGCCTGAAGGCCGCAAAGCTGCCGCCACTCGCGTGGTATGACGTTCTTCTCGAGGTCGAGCGGGCCGGGCCGGCAGGTTTGCGCCCCTTCGAATTGGAGAAAGCCATGCTGCTCGCGCAATATAGCCTGTCACGCTTGCTGAGCCGGATCGAAGAGGCCGGATACATTGTGCGCCAGAATTGCGAGGAAGACGGCCGTGGCCAGCTCATCACGATAACCGACGCCGGCAAGACGGCGCGGCGCGAGATCTGGGCAGTCTATTCCGCCGCGATCGAAGCCGCGGTCGGACAGCACCTTTCTGACGAGCAAGCGAACACGCTCAGCGATCTGCTGGAGCGAATAGTGGCTCACCGCCCGAAAAAGCGCACGCCGCGTTGA
- a CDS encoding DoxX family protein, with product MFPITSSDYAGLVLRLSLGLMYLSHSILLKFVTYGLDGTAMFFVHVGLPGWLAYMTFVAEAAGGILLVLGIQTRWVALALTPALAGAIIWVHGANGWVFTAPNGGWEYPAFLLAISIVQFLLGDGAFALSRSRTFEFSRG from the coding sequence ATGTTTCCCATCACCTCTTCCGATTACGCCGGCCTTGTGCTGCGCCTCAGCCTCGGGCTGATGTACCTGTCCCACAGCATCCTTCTCAAGTTTGTGACTTACGGCCTCGACGGAACGGCGATGTTCTTCGTGCACGTCGGCCTGCCTGGCTGGCTCGCCTACATGACCTTCGTCGCTGAGGCGGCAGGCGGGATACTGCTTGTGCTGGGGATCCAAACCCGGTGGGTGGCTCTTGCGCTCACGCCGGCTCTGGCGGGCGCCATCATCTGGGTTCACGGCGCCAACGGCTGGGTCTTCACCGCGCCGAACGGCGGCTGGGAATATCCGGCGTTTCTGCTGGCAATAAGCATCGTCCAGTTCCTTCTCGGCGACGGAGCCTTCGCTCTTTCCCGTTCGCGCACATTCGAGTTCAGCCGCGGCTGA
- a CDS encoding Rieske (2Fe-2S) protein, whose product MKHELCKVADIPAEGSLLVPFFGRELHVYRSGNRIRAAANVCLHFGGPLECRDGRLVCPWHNAAFDMATGDRVDGPAPKGSRLMFLSTRVEDDGLYYVWGSAGHDLVDVDQPSALPLCATRSDFAFGKNRAVQTHRYRPFPKAGLVHGDFPTQQDTGPQGR is encoded by the coding sequence ATGAAACACGAACTCTGCAAGGTGGCGGACATTCCCGCCGAAGGCAGTCTCCTTGTCCCATTTTTCGGGCGCGAACTTCATGTCTATCGCAGCGGCAACCGGATAAGGGCGGCGGCCAATGTGTGCCTGCATTTTGGCGGACCGCTCGAGTGCCGGGACGGTCGGCTGGTGTGCCCGTGGCACAACGCGGCCTTCGACATGGCGACAGGTGACCGTGTGGACGGCCCGGCGCCGAAGGGATCGCGCCTGATGTTCCTGTCGACACGCGTCGAAGACGACGGCCTCTACTATGTCTGGGGGAGTGCAGGGCATGACCTCGTTGACGTTGATCAGCCATCCGCTCTGCCCCTATGTGCAACGCGCAGTGATTTCGCTTTCGGAAAAAACCGTGCCGTTCAAACGCATCGATATCGACCTTTCCCAAAAGCCGGACTGGTTCATGGCGATTTCCCCACTCAGCAAGACACCGGTCCTCAAGGTCGGTGA
- a CDS encoding glutathione S-transferase family protein: MSLSEKTVPFKRIDIDLSQKPDWFMAISPLSKTPVLKVGDHPIFESAVILEYLEETAPHPLHPADALSRADHRAWMEFGSAVLNDIAGFYSAPDEAAFEARMVALKAKFGRIEQRLGDGPFFDGDRFSLVDAVFGPVFRYFDVFDLVGDFGILADRPKTNGWRSALAARPSVASAVGADYNMRLKAFLHGRPSYLARLMQ; the protein is encoded by the coding sequence ATTTCGCTTTCGGAAAAAACCGTGCCGTTCAAACGCATCGATATCGACCTTTCCCAAAAGCCGGACTGGTTCATGGCGATTTCCCCACTCAGCAAGACACCGGTCCTCAAGGTCGGTGATCACCCCATCTTCGAAAGCGCCGTGATTCTCGAATACCTGGAAGAGACGGCGCCCCATCCGCTGCATCCTGCAGATGCCCTTTCGCGTGCCGATCATCGGGCATGGATGGAGTTCGGCTCAGCGGTCCTGAACGACATTGCAGGTTTTTATTCCGCCCCTGACGAGGCAGCTTTCGAGGCCAGGATGGTTGCCCTCAAGGCGAAATTCGGCCGGATCGAACAGCGCCTTGGTGACGGCCCGTTCTTCGACGGCGACCGGTTCTCGCTGGTCGATGCGGTCTTCGGACCCGTCTTTCGGTATTTCGATGTCTTCGACCTCGTCGGCGACTTCGGCATTCTGGCGGATAGGCCCAAGACGAACGGCTGGCGCTCGGCTCTCGCTGCACGCCCCTCCGTCGCATCCGCAGTCGGCGCCGATTACAACATGCGCCTCAAAGCCTTCCTGCATGGGCGTCCATCCTATCTGGCAAGACTGATGCAATGA
- a CDS encoding MarR family winged helix-turn-helix transcriptional regulator: MAGDGKLEDDGHSVPGPGTAGKHPLDMGCLTEILGFHLRMANVAIFQDYQATMAGLSLTPKQFTVLELVGRNPGVVQIDIAELLSMDKATTMALVDRLEARNFLERRTSTIDRRRKDLFLTGEGQTVLQEARDLIAAHEKRFTSRFSAAELDAFIAQLRRIYLSGEGPHGDQEAGNLPERRTRPD, encoded by the coding sequence GTGGCGGGAGACGGAAAACTGGAAGACGATGGACATTCGGTGCCCGGTCCGGGCACTGCGGGAAAGCACCCTCTGGACATGGGCTGCCTGACGGAGATCCTCGGCTTCCACCTCAGGATGGCGAACGTCGCTATTTTCCAGGACTATCAGGCGACGATGGCCGGCCTTTCCCTGACCCCGAAACAATTCACGGTGCTGGAATTGGTCGGGCGCAATCCCGGCGTCGTGCAGATCGACATCGCCGAGCTTCTCAGCATGGACAAGGCAACGACGATGGCGCTCGTCGATCGTCTGGAGGCACGCAACTTCCTCGAACGCCGCACCTCAACCATCGACCGCCGGCGCAAGGACCTCTTTCTGACCGGCGAGGGGCAGACGGTGCTGCAGGAAGCCCGGGATCTCATCGCCGCCCATGAAAAGCGCTTCACCTCGCGCTTTTCCGCGGCCGAACTCGACGCGTTCATCGCGCAGTTGCGGCGGATCTATCTCTCTGGCGAAGGGCCGCATGGGGACCAGGAAGCCGGCAACCTGCCGGAACGGCGGACGCGCCCTGACTGA